TTCTCTATCAAAAGATGCCGTTTTAACAATCAAAGGAGTTGAAGAACAATTTATTCCTTTACAACAAATTCTAGATAATAAAGTCCAAATGGTTTTTAATGATTATCCAAAACAGGATGGTAATTACACCATTTTCAATAAAAAAGAACCTATTGGAAACGTCAGCTTCAACTATAAAAGATCCGAAAGTGACTTGTCAAACGTCAATGAATCTGCGATTTCAGATTACAAAATAACAGAATCAATTGCCTCCGTATTCGATAGTTTACAAACCAACCAAACGGGCAATCAAATTTGGAAATGGTTTCTTATCTTTGCACTGTTATTTCTACTAAGTGAGATGGCAATTATACGATTCGTAAAATAAAAAACGAACTTCCAATAATTAAAAAACAATATGAAAATAATCATCCGAGAAGCAAAAATTATCGATCCTAAAAGTCCTTTTCACAACAAGACTTCAGATATTTTAATTGTTGATGGTTTTATAAAAAAAATAGGAACTGCGCTTTCAAATTCAGAAAATGCAGATGAAGTAAAATTACCTAATCTTCATGTTTCACAAGGATGGTTTGATAGTAGTGTTTCGCTTGGAGAACCAGGTTTTGAAGACAGAGAAACTATTTCAAATGGACTTGAAGTAGCTGCAAAAAGCGGTTTTACAGCAATTGCACTACAACCAAACGCTAACCCTATTATAGACAATCAATCACAAGTTAATTTTGTTAAAAGCAAAGCAAATGGTTTTGCAACCCAACTTTATCCAATAGGTGCCTTGACAAAAGAAAGCGAAGGAAAAGACATGGCAGAATTGTTTGATATGAAAAAGGCTGGCGCGGTAGCTTTTGGAGATTATAATAAAAGTCTAGATAATGCCAATTTGTTAAAAATAGCATTGCAATATGTTCAAGATTTTGACGGATTAGTAATTGCATTTGCTCAAGATGATAAAATAAAAGGAAATGGCGTTGCTAATGAAGGGATTGTTTCCACTCGATTAGGTTTAAAAGGAATTCCTAATCTTGCCGAAGAATTACAAATTGCCAGAAACTTATTTCTATTAGATTATACAGGAGGGAAATTACATATTCCAACTATTTCTACAGCAAAATCTGTAGCACTAATTAAAGATGCAAAAGCCAAAGGATTAAATGTAAGTTGCAGCGTTTCTGTTCACCATTTGACCTTAAACGATTCAATTTTGGAAGAATTTGATACCAGATATAAAGTAAGTCCTCCTATCAGAACTGAAACGGACAGACTTGCCTTAATTGAAGGTGTTCTTGACGGAACAATAAATATGATTACATCTGACCATAATCCTATGGATATTGAACATAAGAAAATGGAATTTGATAATGCAAAAAACGGAACTATTGGATTAGAAAGTGCATTTGGCGCTTTAACCAATGTGCTTCCTTTAGAAACAATAATCGATAAATTAACTGTAGGAAAAACAATCTTTGGCATTGAAAACCAAACTATTAAAGAAGGTGCTAAAGCCTCGATAACTTTATTCAATCCTGACGAAAAAAGTGTTTTTACAGAGCAATACATTTTATCAAAATCAAAAAATTCAGCTTTCCTTGGAATGGAAATGAAAGGAAAAGCATATGGAATTGTGAATCAAAACCAACTGATTCTTAACAAATAAAGCATGAAAAACAACGCAATTGAAGCTGGAAAAACTACAGCAATTACAAGTTATATTCTAGGAATTGGCGTATTTATAGCGATGTCAATGAATTCTGAAGATAAAAATGCATTTGCCTCTTTTCATATTCGTCAAGGATTAGGACTAACTTTAACTTTTATTTCATTAGGATTAATCATCAGTAATTTTGATAGTTTAATGATCTCAGCTCCTATGTGGATTTTTGTTTTTGTGCTTTGGTCTTATGGTATAACTAGTGCCATAAAAGGAGAAACAAAACCTGTTCCTCTTTTAGGAAACTATTATCAAAAATGGCTAATTAATATCTCCTAATTACAATGAATTTATCCCTAGAATATCTAATACGAGAACCCAAAATAAAACAAGAAAAAAATCCTTTGCTGCTTTTACTTCATGGTTACGGCAGTAATGAAGCTGATTTATTTTCGTTTGCTTCTGAGCTTCCAGATGAATATTACATCATTTCAGCACGGGCTCCTTATGATTTACAATATGGAAGTTATGCTTGGTATGCAATCAATTTTGATGCAGATCAAAACAAATTTTCAGATTTCGAGCAAGCTAAAGTTTCTAGAGATTTAATAGCAACTTTTATAGATGAGTTAATTAAAACCTATCCCGTTGATGTGAAAAACATCACCTTAGTTGGTTTCAGCCAAGGATCAATTCTAAGCTATGCTGTGGCACTTTCACATCCTGAAAAAGTTAAGAATGTAATTGCATTAAGTGGTTACATAAGCGAGCCTATTTTTGAAGAAAATTATAAAAACAATGATTTTTCAAAGCTTTCTATTTTTGCTTCGCACGGAACTGTAGATCAAGTTATTCCTGTAGAATGGGCTAGAAAAACAAAACCATTTTTGGATAATTTAGGAATCGAATCAACTTATAAAGAATATCCTGTAGGACACGGAGTAGCGCCTCAGAATTTTTATGATTTTAAAAATTGGTTATTACAACACTAAAAAAAAGGTTCTAATTAGAACCTTTTTTTTATTTCTGATACAATAAAGACTGATTAACTTCGAAGGATATACTTTCGTCATCATTGACAAAATATTTTAATAGAACTTCACCCCAAATTTCACCATCACTAAAATCAGCAATAATCCATCTGTGATTTAGAATTTTTACTTTATTTATAATAAATTTATTAGCCCCTATTTGATCTTGTCCCGTATACGGATTTCCCTTTGGATTAGAATTAAAATCCAATAATTTTTCCGTGACAAAAGGGATTAATTTTTCATATTGAATGGTCTTTTCCGAGGCAGTTGATTCAAAATAATTTTGTGCATTTTCGTTTTTTTCCAAAGAAAAATAATTAGCATCAGCAAGTTTAGCGGTTACTGAATTCAAACTATCTTTTAGTCTTGTAGTCACTCTTTTATATTTATTTTGCTCAAAACTAACTTCTTTACTTAAAAACATATACGTAAAAACAGTCATCAATAAAGAAAGAATAAAAAGATAGAGCAATAATGATTTTTTCATTTTAGGTGATTTAAATTGTAATTTCTAAATTATCGTAAGCCAGAAAAATATTTTCAGGCAACTTTTGTTGGACTTCTTCATGAAAGCCTAAAATATGACTTATATGAGTCAAAAATGCTTTTTTTGGTTGCACCAAATTTATAAAATCCAATGCTTCCTGCAAATTAAAATGAGTCTCGTGAAAAGTATCTCTTAACGCATTAATAACGAGAACGTCGAGGTTTTTCAATTTAGCTATTTCCTCATCTTCAATTGTTTTTACATCCGTCAAATAGGCAAAATTTTCTATTCGGTATCCAAAAACTTGTAAATTTCCATGCATCGCATTAATAGGAATAGCGATTTTATCTCCAATAGAAAATGGTTCATCATTAACAACTTCGATGGTTTTTACAGAAGGCGCTCCAGGGTATTTATTTTCTGTTTCAAAAACATAATCAAAGCGTTTTTTAAGATTATCAATCACTCGCTGATGACCATAAATAGGCATTTCTCCTTGTCTAAAGTTAAAAGGCCTAATATCATCTAAACCAGCCGTATGATCCGCATGTTCATGAGTAAACAGAATTCCGTCCAGTTTTCCACAATTAGAAGTGAGCATTTGCTGTCTAAAATCAGGTCCACAATCAATCACAAAAGAATGCGCATCCCAATGAATCCAAACAGAAACTCGGAGTCTTTTATCCTTAAAATCAGTACTTTTACATACTGGATGGCTACTTCCTATAATAGGGATTCCTTGTGATGTTCCGGTACCTAAAAAATATATATTCAACACTCTTGTTTTTTTTACAAAAATAGGGTTAAATATCTTTCTTTAGAAGCCTATTTTGTTAACTTTGTAACATTATCAGCCTATTTAAATAAAAATGGATACCAAAAAAATAAAACTCAAAGGAGACAAAGCCATAGAGCAAGTACCTTCAATTAAAGACAAGGCACTACGTATCAATTTAAACGAAAATATTTACGGGACTTTTGCCGAAATTGGTGCTGGTCAAGAAACCGTTCGACATTTTTTTAGATCAGGTGGTTCATCAGGAACAATTGCAAAAGCCATGTCAGCTTATGACAAAGATTTTAGTGATGCAATATATGGAGTTGAAGAAGACGGTCGTTATGTAACTGAAAGCCGACTTAAAAAAATGCTTTTTCATGAAGTTGATATCATGGAGAGAAGGCTTAACAGAGAGAAACATCCTAACAAAATGTTTTTCAGTTATGCTAATACCGTTGCTACTATTGATTTTGCTAAACAATTTAAAGGCCACGGCTGGGTAGGTATTCGTTATCAAATTGAGCCAACAGAAGAATACAACGAAATCATAATTCATATTCGGTTTAAAGAAACTGATTCGCGTTTACAACAAGAAACTCTTGGTATTCTTGGGGTGAACTTGATTTACGGAGCTTTTTACAAATACAACGATCCAAAAAAATTATTGCGTTATCTATATGATCATTTAGATAAAGACCAATTAGAAATTGATACAATCAATTTTTCAGGACCTCGTTTTGCTGATGTAGATAATCGTTTGATGAGTTTACAATTAGTAAAAAACGGAATGACTGATGCCGTAATGTTCAATCCAGAAGGCAAAAACATACTTCCAGCTGCTATTTTATACAAAAAAAACATACTTGCTTTTAGAGGAAGTTTCCGTCCTGTAACAAAGGTAAACATGGATATGTATGAGAAATCATTGAAAATGTTTTTGGAAGAAAATAAAGTTGAAAAAGAAAACACCTTAGTTATTTTTGAAATCACACTTTCAAATTTACGTTCTGATGGCGAAATTGACGAACGAGATTTTATGGATCGTGCGCAATTACTTTGTTCATTAGGACAAACGGTAATGATATCAAACTTTCAAGAATATTACAAAGTGGTTGAATATTTTGCAAATTATACCAAAGCTAGAATGGGATTAGCGATGGGTGTAAACAATTTAGTCGATATTTTTGATGAAAAATACTACCGCCATTTGAGTGGAGGAATTCTAGAAGCCTTCGGAAAATTATTCTATCGTGATATGAAAGTGTTTTTATATCCTATGTTAGGCGATAATGGCGAAGTAATAACATCAGAGAATCTTAAAGTTCATCCTAGAATGAAAGAATTATATAAATTCTTTAAATTTAACGGAAAAGTAGTTGATATTGATGACTACAATCCTGAAATTCTAGAAGTTTTCTCTCGTGAGGTTTTAAAAATGATTAGTCAAGGAAAACCTGGATGGGAAAGCATGTTGCCTTCTGGTGTTGCTGATATTATCAAAGCGCAACATTTATTTGGCTACGAACCTAACAATTTTTTGACCGTTAGTAATTAGATTCAAATTACAATTTAAACATAAAAAAAGCGAGGAAAGATTAATTATCTGTTCTCGCTTTTTATTTAAAATGTATTTATTTTAGTATCTGAGCAGCGTGGGCTTTAGTTTTCACATCGGTAATTACCTCATCTATAATTCCGTTTTCATCAATTACAAAAGTGCTCCTATTTATACCATCATATTCTCTTCCCATAAACTTTTTGGGACCCCAAACCCCAAAAGCTTCTATTACTGATTTATCCTCATCAGCTAATAATGGAAAAGGGAAATTATATTTATCTTTAAACTTTGCTTGTGCTTTTTGTCCATCGGCACTAACTCCTAAAAGGGCATAATTATTAGCTTGAAATCGTTCAAAATTATCTCTTAAATCACATGCTTCAGCTGTACATCCTGGTGTATTCGCCTTTGGATAAAAGAAAACAACTAATTTATGTCCTTTATAATCCGCTAATTGATGTGATTTACCGTCTTGGTCAAGTCCTGAAAAATCAGGTGCTTTATCTCCTTTTTTTAATGTTATCATCTTTTTAAATATGGTTTAAAGTTATTAAGTATGTCCAAATTACGATGTCGTTTTCTTTTATTTAATTATTGGAAAAACCATTAAAAACAAGAATTTACAACACAAAACTGAATTAGGCATCTAATAGAATTTATACTATTTTTACTGTATATAAAAATACAAAAATGAACAAACAGGAACGTGTAACATTTGTTATAAATACGTTAAAAGAATTATATCCTACAATTCCTATTCCATTAGATCATAAAGATCCTTATACGCTTTTAATAGCAGTTTTGCTTTCCGCACAATGCACGGATGTTAGAGTAAACCAAATTACACCTTTGCTATTTGCAAAAGCTGACAACCCATACGATATGATAAAAATGTCGGTTGAGGAAATCAAAGAAATCATTAGACCTTGTGGGTTATCACCAATGAAATCAAAAGGAATTCATGGTTTATCACATATTTTGATTGACAAATATGATGGCAAAGTACCACAAAGTTTTGAGGCTCTAGAGGAATTACCAGCCGTAGGTCATAAAACAGCGAGTGTTGTTATGTCGCAAGCTTTTGGTGTTCCTGCGTTCCCTGTAGATACGCACATTCATAGATTGATGTATCGATGGAATCTGACCAACGGAAAAAATGTAGTTCAGACAGAAAAAGATGCAAAACGCCTTTTCCCAGAAGAATTATGGAATGATTTGCACCTTCAGATTATTTGGTACGGAAGAGAATATTCTCCTGCACGAGGTTGGAATTTAGAAAAAGATATTATTACACGAACTATCGGTAGAAAATCAGTCTTAGAATCCGTAAATCAGAAATAATTTTCATAAAAAAATTCACTATTTACTTAACAATAAATAGTGAATTTAAGAATTTGCTTTTTCATTAAAAACAAAAAGTACTTTTCAATTTTAATTAGAGATAATCTCGAAAGTATTATTTTTAGTTTTTATAATATTTAGTGCTTTAGAGTAATTTAATAAAAACGAAACTACTTCCTTGTTGGGTTTCATTTTTTTAGCACCTGCAATTTTTTTAGAGTAAATTTTCGCCATATTACAATTTGATTAGAATTTCATAATACAACGCATTTATTCTTCAAATAGTATTAATTCGTTAAAATAATTTGATGTTTGTCGATAACTTTTCTCATATTCATTAACGCATAACGCATTCTACCTAAGGCAGTATTGATGCTAACACCTGTAATTTCTGAAATTTCTTTAAAACTCATGTCTTGATACATACGCATAACCAAAACTTCTTTTTGATCAGCTGGTAGTTCTTCGATAAGCTTTTTTAAATCTAATTCTACTTGTTCTGAAATTATTTTATTTTCAATAGTAAGTGAATCATCAGACATTATAGAGAAAATAGAAAACTCTTCTGTTTCTCTGAATAAAGGCATTTTCTTGTTTTTTCTATAATGATCTACAATAAGATTGTGGGAAATTCGCATAACCCAGGGTAAAAATTTACCTTCTTCATTATAGGAACTTGATTTAAGTGTTTTGATTACTTTAATAAAAGTATCTTGAAAAATATCATTTGATATATCTCTGTCTGAAATCTTAGAGTAAATAAATCCGTAAATTTTAGATTCGTGCCTTTTGATTAATTCTGCTAAAGCATTTTCATTGCCTGCAACATAATCTTGTACTAACAGGGCGTCTGTAAGTTGTAAAGTAGCCATAATTATACTTTTTAATTTAGTTAAAAATTCGGGGGTAAATTTTTTAAAAAAGTAATTTTTTGCTATAGGCTACTTATAGATTTTGGTTAGTTATTTGCCAAATTTAACAAATATTTATTTTAAGACACAAATAAAATTAAGAAAAATTAAGATTTTTTAAACAAATTCAATAAATAAAGGGATTTATTTGTGATAAATCGAATACATTAACAAGTTCTTTCAGAAAACCAAACAGATAATAAAAGGCGTAAAACAATGCTTTACGCCTTTAAACAAATCTTATTGATATACTTTAACATAATCAATTATGAAATCTTGTGGGAAAATTGAATCATCAACAGCTGGTCCACCAAAATTTCCACCAATAGCTACATTTAGAATAAAATAAAACGGCTTATTGAATGGCCAAGTATCTTCATTTTTGACTTCTGGTTGAAAAGTATACACCAAAACTTCATCTACATAAAACTCCATTTTATCTTTCGTCCAATCCAAAGCAAACACATGAAACCCTTCTTCAATAGTAGGGAATTTGGTTTTCTTAGTGTTTATAGTATTACCATGACTGTCTTGAGTATGCAAAGTGGTGAATACCATATGTGGCTCTTTTCCAATATATTCCAAAATATCAATTTCACCTGACTTTGGCCAACCAATCTGATCAATATTCTGTCCTAGCATCCAGAATGCTGGCCAAATTCCGGAACCAACAGGAAGTTTTGCTCTGGTTTCCATTCGACCATACAAAAAAGACCTTTTATCTTTTGTTGTAATTTTGGTTGAAGTATACTTGTTTAATTCTTTCTTGGCATGAATAATCAGGTTTCCATTCTTGATTTCATGGTTTTGGGTAGTATAAACTTGACGTTCATTATTACCCCAGCCACACAAATTAGGACAGCCATCGCCGAGCTCAAAATTCCATGTTGATTCATCCAAAGTTGGCTGATTGAAATTCTCTTCCCAAACCAGTTTCCTTTTAGTTTGTTGGGACCAACATAGGTTTGTAATACATATTAAAATTAAAAGTTTCTTCATTTTGAATTAATTAATAAATTGAAAATCAGCTTCCATAGTTTTCTCAGAATTCCCTCCTATAAAAACTTTAAAATCTCCTGCTTCGGCTTCCCATCTTGAATTAGCTGTAAAATATTGAATCGTTTTTTCATCAATTGAAAATACTACTTTTTTAGTTTCGTTTGGCTTTAGCTCAATCATTTCAAAACCTTTTAGTTCTTTTACTGGACGAGTTATACTTCCTATCAAATCTCTAATATACAACTGAACTACTTCTTTACCAGCTACTTTTCCAGAGTTTTTAACATTTATAGAAACCTCAATTTTTCCGTCTTTAGCAAATGTGTTCGAAGACAATTTCAAATCAGAATATTCAAATTTAGCATAACTTAATCCAAAGCCAAAAGGATAAAGTGGTGTGTTTTTTTCATCAATATAATGAGTCCAAAACACGCTATCTGGTTCATTCATGATAGGTCGTCCAGTACTTTTTGCATTATAATACAAAGGAACTTGACCTATATTTCTAGGAAAAGTCATAGGTAGTTTACCGCTAGGATTATAATCCCCGTATAAAACTTGAGCAATAGCATTACCACTTTGAGTTCCTAATTGCCATGCTTCTACAATTGCAGGAATATTTTTAGCTGCCCAAGGAATTGCTAATGGACGACCATTATTTAATACCAAAACAATATTAGAATTAACTTTATAAATCTCTTCTAATAACTCTTGTTGCACTCCGGGCAAACCAATATCAGCTCTACTCCTACCTTCTCCAGATTGCAAACCATGCTCTCCCAAAACCATAATAACTACATCCGCGTTTTTTGCCACAGCAATAGCCTCTTCAAATCCAGTCTTGTCTGTCATATTGATTTTGGTTTCCCAAATAAACTGAGTTCTACCTACTGCTACATCAGCACCTTTAGCAAAGCTAAGTTGGTTTCCTTTATATGCTTGTAAACCTTCTAAAACAGAAACTGCAGTATTATCATCAGCAGCGATTCTCCAGCTTCCTAAAGGACTCGTTTTATCATTTGCTAATGCGCCAATAAGAGCAATTTTTTGACCTGATTTTTTTAATGGAAGTAATTCATTTTCATTCTTTAACAAAACTATTGACTTTCTAGCCATGTCCAAAACCCCTTCTTGAATAGCTGGACTTCCGATAGTTTCTTTTTCACGGGTTTCGTCGCAATAACGATATGGATCATCAAACAAACCTAATTCAAATTTAACTTTTAAAATTCTTTTAGCTGCATCATCAATCAGGCTTTCTTTTACTTTGCCTTCTTTAACTAATGCTACTAAATGATCAACATAAGCACTTGATTCCATATCCATGTCTGAACCAGCATTCAAAGCAATTTCAGCGGCCTGTTTACTATCTTTTGCATAACCATGAGGAATCATCTCGTTGATAGAGCCCCAATCAGAAACTACAAAGCCATCAAACTTCCAGTCTCCTTTTAACACCTGTCTTTGCAAATATGAATTTCCTGTTGCCGGAATGCCATTCAATTCATTAAAAGAATTCATGAATGTTTTGACACCAGCATCAACAGCAGCTTTGAAAGGTGGGAAAATAGTATTTTGCAAAGTTGACTCGCTTACATCTACCGTATTATAATCTCTCCCTGCTTCTGCAAAAGCATAGCCTGCAAAATGTTTGGCGCAAGCCAAAATGTTTTTATTTGATTTTAAATCTCCTTGAAAACCTTGGATTCGAGCTACAGCAATTTTACTTCCTAAATAAGTATCTTCACCAGCACCTTCCATAACACGTCCCCAACGAGCATCTCTTGAAATATCAATCATCGGTGCAAAAGTCCAATTTAATCCTACCGATGAAGCTTCTTCAGCAGCAATTTCAGCCGATTTTTTTATCGCTTCTAAATCCCAACTTGCGGCTTCCGCCAATGGAATAGGGCTAATAGTTTTATACCCATGAATAACATCAAAACCAAAAATCAATGGAATCCCTAATCGAGTTTGTTCTACAGCAATTTTCTGTAATGCCCTCACATCTTTAACACCTTTTACATTTAGCATCGAACCTACTAATCCTTTTTTAAGGTCTTCGTATTTTTTTGCTGCCTGCCCTTCTTTTGGAGTTGGGCCTGTAATTTCCCAAAATCCATTATATTGATTGAGCTGTCCTACTTTTTCTTCTAAAGTCATTAACTTCATAACAGAATCAACTTTAGTTTCTAAAGTATTTTCTTTCGAATATGAAATTGGGGATTTCATTATTTTACTGCTACAACCTACTAGTAAAAAAGTGATTATAGAGAATGATGCAAAGGCTAATTTATATCTTATTTGTCTCATTTTTTTTATGCCATTAAAACTAAAAGGCCGGAAGATAACCGGCCTTCTAATTTTGTTAGAATTTATAATTTATTACTATTGATATACCCTAATATAATCAACCTCCATTGAAGATTGTGTGAATGTAGGATCAATTGTTCCACCAAAAGTTCCTCCCATAGCTACATTCAAAATTAAGAAAAAATCTTTATTAAATGGCACTGTATTATCATTTGCAAAAGAATGAAACAAAGTATCATCTACATAAAACTTAACTGAGGTAGGGCTCCAAACCGTTTTATAGACATGGAATTCAGTCGATGCATTAGTAATAGTCTTAGTCGAAGTATTTGCATTTCCACCTGAATGTCCAGGATAATGAAGTGTTCCATGAATTACATTTGGATCATTCCCTTTGTGTTCCATGAAATCAATTTCTCCACAACCAGGCCAAGTATTCGTTGCATAATCACTTCCTAAAGACCACACTGCTGGCCAAGTACCTCCGCCAACTGGCAATTTAGCTCTAAATTCTATTTTACCATAAGTAAATTCATATTTTCCTTCTGATTTTAATCTGGCAGAAGTATAATCCGAACCTTCTTTTTTGGCTGTAATTTTTAAGTTCCCACCTGTTACAATTACGTTGTTAGCGCTATTGGTATAGGTTTGCGTTTCACTATTACCCCAGCCGCCTGCGCCAAGGTCATATCCCCATTTTGTAGAATCAGGAGCACCATCAGTATTAAACTCATCAGACCAAACTAAATTAGTGTAATCAGTATCTGGAGTTTGGTTTGGAGGTGTTGTTGTAAAAATATGATACCAAGCCAAAGCTGGATTTCCTCCCATAACTGCCCTAACAACCATACGATTTGCAGTGATTGACAATATTTCATAAGAACTTTGTCCTATGTAGTATCCCATAAAACCACCATCAGCTATATTCAACATAGTTCCTCTAGTTTGAGTAGCGTGCTCTGGATTAGTTGTTATTACAGACTCAGATGGACTTAAAGTAACTGTTTTTAATCCTGTTGTTGCATAATCAAGACACGAGTCTTCACTTCCTGAACCGCCACCAACACTAAGAAATGCTGCATTGAAAAATGTTCTACCACCATTATCTAAATTAAACT
Above is a window of Flavobacterium sp. 123 DNA encoding:
- a CDS encoding dihydroorotase family protein, with the protein product MKIIIREAKIIDPKSPFHNKTSDILIVDGFIKKIGTALSNSENADEVKLPNLHVSQGWFDSSVSLGEPGFEDRETISNGLEVAAKSGFTAIALQPNANPIIDNQSQVNFVKSKANGFATQLYPIGALTKESEGKDMAELFDMKKAGAVAFGDYNKSLDNANLLKIALQYVQDFDGLVIAFAQDDKIKGNGVANEGIVSTRLGLKGIPNLAEELQIARNLFLLDYTGGKLHIPTISTAKSVALIKDAKAKGLNVSCSVSVHHLTLNDSILEEFDTRYKVSPPIRTETDRLALIEGVLDGTINMITSDHNPMDIEHKKMEFDNAKNGTIGLESAFGALTNVLPLETIIDKLTVGKTIFGIENQTIKEGAKASITLFNPDEKSVFTEQYILSKSKNSAFLGMEMKGKAYGIVNQNQLILNK
- a CDS encoding alpha/beta hydrolase; its protein translation is MNLSLEYLIREPKIKQEKNPLLLLLHGYGSNEADLFSFASELPDEYYIISARAPYDLQYGSYAWYAINFDADQNKFSDFEQAKVSRDLIATFIDELIKTYPVDVKNITLVGFSQGSILSYAVALSHPEKVKNVIALSGYISEPIFEENYKNNDFSKLSIFASHGTVDQVIPVEWARKTKPFLDNLGIESTYKEYPVGHGVAPQNFYDFKNWLLQH
- a CDS encoding MBL fold metallo-hydrolase, translating into MNIYFLGTGTSQGIPIIGSSHPVCKSTDFKDKRLRVSVWIHWDAHSFVIDCGPDFRQQMLTSNCGKLDGILFTHEHADHTAGLDDIRPFNFRQGEMPIYGHQRVIDNLKKRFDYVFETENKYPGAPSVKTIEVVNDEPFSIGDKIAIPINAMHGNLQVFGYRIENFAYLTDVKTIEDEEIAKLKNLDVLVINALRDTFHETHFNLQEALDFINLVQPKKAFLTHISHILGFHEEVQQKLPENIFLAYDNLEITI
- a CDS encoding TonB-dependent receptor — its product is MDTKKIKLKGDKAIEQVPSIKDKALRINLNENIYGTFAEIGAGQETVRHFFRSGGSSGTIAKAMSAYDKDFSDAIYGVEEDGRYVTESRLKKMLFHEVDIMERRLNREKHPNKMFFSYANTVATIDFAKQFKGHGWVGIRYQIEPTEEYNEIIIHIRFKETDSRLQQETLGILGVNLIYGAFYKYNDPKKLLRYLYDHLDKDQLEIDTINFSGPRFADVDNRLMSLQLVKNGMTDAVMFNPEGKNILPAAILYKKNILAFRGSFRPVTKVNMDMYEKSLKMFLEENKVEKENTLVIFEITLSNLRSDGEIDERDFMDRAQLLCSLGQTVMISNFQEYYKVVEYFANYTKARMGLAMGVNNLVDIFDEKYYRHLSGGILEAFGKLFYRDMKVFLYPMLGDNGEVITSENLKVHPRMKELYKFFKFNGKVVDIDDYNPEILEVFSREVLKMISQGKPGWESMLPSGVADIIKAQHLFGYEPNNFLTVSN
- the bcp gene encoding thioredoxin-dependent thiol peroxidase; the encoded protein is MITLKKGDKAPDFSGLDQDGKSHQLADYKGHKLVVFFYPKANTPGCTAEACDLRDNFERFQANNYALLGVSADGQKAQAKFKDKYNFPFPLLADEDKSVIEAFGVWGPKKFMGREYDGINRSTFVIDENGIIDEVITDVKTKAHAAQILK
- the nth gene encoding endonuclease III, with the protein product MNKQERVTFVINTLKELYPTIPIPLDHKDPYTLLIAVLLSAQCTDVRVNQITPLLFAKADNPYDMIKMSVEEIKEIIRPCGLSPMKSKGIHGLSHILIDKYDGKVPQSFEALEELPAVGHKTASVVMSQAFGVPAFPVDTHIHRLMYRWNLTNGKNVVQTEKDAKRLFPEELWNDLHLQIIWYGREYSPARGWNLEKDIITRTIGRKSVLESVNQK
- a CDS encoding RNA polymerase sigma factor, with the protein product MATLQLTDALLVQDYVAGNENALAELIKRHESKIYGFIYSKISDRDISNDIFQDTFIKVIKTLKSSSYNEEGKFLPWVMRISHNLIVDHYRKNKKMPLFRETEEFSIFSIMSDDSLTIENKIISEQVELDLKKLIEELPADQKEVLVMRMYQDMSFKEISEITGVSINTALGRMRYALMNMRKVIDKHQIILTN
- a CDS encoding family 16 glycosylhydrolase; amino-acid sequence: MKKLLILICITNLCWSQQTKRKLVWEENFNQPTLDESTWNFELGDGCPNLCGWGNNERQVYTTQNHEIKNGNLIIHAKKELNKYTSTKITTKDKRSFLYGRMETRAKLPVGSGIWPAFWMLGQNIDQIGWPKSGEIDILEYIGKEPHMVFTTLHTQDSHGNTINTKKTKFPTIEEGFHVFALDWTKDKMEFYVDEVLVYTFQPEVKNEDTWPFNKPFYFILNVAIGGNFGGPAVDDSIFPQDFIIDYVKVYQ
- the bglX gene encoding beta-glucosidase BglX, which translates into the protein MRQIRYKLAFASFSIITFLLVGCSSKIMKSPISYSKENTLETKVDSVMKLMTLEEKVGQLNQYNGFWEITGPTPKEGQAAKKYEDLKKGLVGSMLNVKGVKDVRALQKIAVEQTRLGIPLIFGFDVIHGYKTISPIPLAEAASWDLEAIKKSAEIAAEEASSVGLNWTFAPMIDISRDARWGRVMEGAGEDTYLGSKIAVARIQGFQGDLKSNKNILACAKHFAGYAFAEAGRDYNTVDVSESTLQNTIFPPFKAAVDAGVKTFMNSFNELNGIPATGNSYLQRQVLKGDWKFDGFVVSDWGSINEMIPHGYAKDSKQAAEIALNAGSDMDMESSAYVDHLVALVKEGKVKESLIDDAAKRILKVKFELGLFDDPYRYCDETREKETIGSPAIQEGVLDMARKSIVLLKNENELLPLKKSGQKIALIGALANDKTSPLGSWRIAADDNTAVSVLEGLQAYKGNQLSFAKGADVAVGRTQFIWETKINMTDKTGFEEAIAVAKNADVVIMVLGEHGLQSGEGRSRADIGLPGVQQELLEEIYKVNSNIVLVLNNGRPLAIPWAAKNIPAIVEAWQLGTQSGNAIAQVLYGDYNPSGKLPMTFPRNIGQVPLYYNAKSTGRPIMNEPDSVFWTHYIDEKNTPLYPFGFGLSYAKFEYSDLKLSSNTFAKDGKIEVSINVKNSGKVAGKEVVQLYIRDLIGSITRPVKELKGFEMIELKPNETKKVVFSIDEKTIQYFTANSRWEAEAGDFKVFIGGNSEKTMEADFQFIN